In a single window of the Agrobacterium fabrum str. C58 genome:
- the ligA gene encoding NAD-dependent DNA ligase LigA, translating into MSKDQIPVENLTELEASSELAFLAAELARHDALYHGKDAPEISDADYDALKRRNDAIEAAFPALVRADSPSKKVGFTPLPTFAPIVHARPMLSLDNTFSEEDLRDFVSSVYRFLGHLPDDSIAFTAEPKIDGLSMSIRYENRKLKTAATRGDGTTGENVTANIRTIKEIPNELPADAPDVVEVRGEVYMAKSDFLALNAQMEADGKQTYVNPRNTASGSLRQLDANVTAKRKLRFFAYALGEVSNGGQPARIADTQYGIVEKFREWGFPVNPLMKRFTSAQQLLEHYNEIGVARPDLDYDIDGVVYKVDRLDLQERLGFRSRSPRWATAHKFPAEQAFTTVENIEIQVGRTGALTPVARLTPITVGGVVVTNATLHNADYIEGIGNSGERIRPEDHDIRIGDTVIVQRAGDVIPQVLDVLLEKRAAGAAKYVFPEKCPVCGSHAVRERNEKTGKLDSVTRCTGGFVCRAQAVEHLKHFVSRNAFDIEGLGTKQIDFFFESDDPALSIKTAPDIFTLKARQEASHLTKLENIDGFGKVSVKKLFDAIDARRAIDLHRLIFALGIRHVGETTAKLLARSYGTYEHFEKAMKAAADPASDAWAELNSIDGIGEVVARAIIEFYKEPRNLDVIDRLIRELQPKEAEKPSTEGSPVAGKTVVFTGSLEKFTRDEAKARAESLGAKVAGSVSKKTDILVAGPGAGSKLAKATELGVQTMDEDEWLALIGG; encoded by the coding sequence ATGTCGAAAGACCAGATTCCCGTCGAAAACCTGACCGAGCTTGAAGCCTCTTCGGAGCTGGCGTTTCTGGCAGCCGAGCTTGCCCGTCATGATGCGCTTTACCACGGCAAGGACGCACCGGAGATTTCCGATGCCGACTATGATGCGCTGAAGCGGCGCAACGATGCCATCGAAGCGGCGTTTCCGGCATTGGTGCGGGCTGACAGCCCGTCGAAGAAAGTCGGCTTCACACCGTTGCCGACCTTCGCGCCCATCGTGCATGCCCGTCCGATGCTGTCGCTCGACAATACGTTTTCGGAAGAGGACCTGCGCGATTTCGTCAGTTCCGTCTATCGTTTCCTCGGGCACTTGCCTGATGATTCCATCGCCTTTACCGCCGAGCCGAAGATCGACGGGCTTTCCATGTCGATCCGCTATGAGAACCGCAAGCTCAAAACGGCGGCGACGCGCGGCGATGGTACGACCGGCGAAAACGTCACCGCCAATATCAGGACCATCAAGGAAATTCCGAACGAACTGCCGGCCGATGCGCCCGATGTGGTGGAGGTACGCGGCGAAGTCTATATGGCCAAGAGCGACTTCCTGGCGCTGAACGCCCAGATGGAGGCCGATGGCAAGCAGACCTATGTGAACCCGCGCAACACGGCATCCGGTTCTCTGCGCCAGCTCGATGCGAATGTGACGGCGAAACGCAAGCTGCGGTTCTTTGCCTACGCGCTGGGTGAAGTCTCCAACGGCGGCCAGCCGGCGCGGATTGCCGATACGCAATATGGCATCGTCGAGAAGTTCCGGGAGTGGGGATTCCCGGTCAATCCGCTGATGAAGCGATTCACCTCCGCCCAGCAATTGCTTGAGCATTATAATGAAATCGGTGTCGCACGGCCCGATCTCGATTACGATATTGACGGCGTCGTCTATAAGGTCGACCGGCTCGATCTTCAGGAACGTCTGGGTTTCCGCTCCCGCAGCCCGCGCTGGGCCACTGCACACAAGTTTCCGGCCGAGCAGGCCTTTACCACCGTCGAGAATATCGAAATTCAGGTGGGACGCACCGGCGCTTTGACGCCGGTGGCGCGCCTCACGCCGATCACCGTTGGCGGCGTGGTCGTCACCAATGCGACGTTGCACAATGCCGATTATATCGAAGGCATCGGCAATAGCGGCGAGCGTATCCGCCCGGAGGATCATGACATTCGCATCGGCGACACTGTCATCGTGCAGCGTGCCGGCGATGTCATTCCGCAGGTGCTGGATGTGCTTCTGGAGAAGCGCGCGGCTGGGGCGGCGAAATATGTTTTTCCGGAGAAATGTCCGGTCTGCGGCAGCCATGCGGTGCGGGAACGCAACGAAAAGACCGGCAAGCTCGATTCGGTCACCCGCTGCACCGGCGGTTTCGTCTGCCGGGCGCAGGCGGTGGAGCATCTGAAACATTTCGTCTCGCGTAATGCCTTCGACATTGAAGGGCTGGGCACCAAGCAGATCGATTTCTTCTTCGAAAGCGACGATCCGGCACTTTCGATCAAGACCGCGCCTGACATTTTTACGCTGAAGGCGCGGCAGGAAGCGTCTCATCTGACCAAGCTCGAGAATATCGACGGCTTCGGCAAGGTTAGCGTGAAGAAGCTGTTCGATGCGATCGATGCCCGCCGTGCGATTGATCTACACCGGCTGATTTTCGCGCTCGGCATCCGTCACGTCGGCGAGACCACGGCGAAGCTTCTGGCGCGTTCCTATGGCACTTATGAGCATTTCGAGAAGGCGATGAAGGCGGCGGCCGATCCGGCGAGCGATGCCTGGGCGGAACTCAACAGTATCGACGGCATCGGCGAGGTGGTGGCCCGTGCCATCATCGAGTTTTACAAGGAGCCGCGCAATCTCGATGTTATCGACCGGCTGATACGGGAGCTTCAGCCGAAGGAGGCCGAGAAGCCTTCAACTGAGGGCAGCCCGGTGGCAGGCAAGACTGTCGTCTTTACCGGCTCGCTGGAAAAATTCACCCGCGATGAGGCGAAGGCGCGGGCCGAAAGCCTGGGCGCAAAGGTTGCCGGTTCCGTTTCGAAAAAGACGGATATTCTGGTGGCAGGGCCGGGGGCGGGCTCCAAGCTTGCCAAGGCGACGGAGCTGGGTGTGCAGACCATGGACGAGGATGAGTGGCTGGCGTTGATCGGCGGCTGA
- a CDS encoding DMT family transporter: MAIQKQMDAREWAMLIALSLLWGGSFFFIGVAVKELPPVTIVTLRVSLAAVALLVVCRIMGLRLPREWAVWRAFFGMGLLNNIIPFCLIVWGQTQIASGLASILNATTPLFTVIVAHFLTADEKMTGNKLAGVLIGFVGVATMIGPAAFGGSSGLWGQIAILGAAISYSFAGIFGRRFKAMGVPPLMTATGQISSSTLMLIPAALLIDKPWTLAMPGLGTWGALIGIALLSTALAYLIFFRILASAGATNLALVTFLIPVSAILLGSLILGEQLEIKHFAGMAMIAAGLAAIDGRLPVKLRSLLRNAPA, encoded by the coding sequence ATGGCGATACAGAAACAGATGGATGCCCGTGAATGGGCGATGCTGATAGCACTTTCGCTGCTATGGGGCGGATCATTCTTTTTCATCGGCGTCGCGGTGAAGGAATTGCCCCCCGTCACCATCGTCACCTTGCGCGTCAGCCTTGCGGCCGTGGCGCTGCTGGTCGTCTGCCGCATCATGGGCCTTCGTCTGCCGCGTGAATGGGCGGTGTGGCGCGCCTTTTTCGGCATGGGCCTGCTCAACAACATCATTCCCTTCTGCCTGATCGTCTGGGGCCAGACCCAGATCGCCAGCGGTCTCGCCTCGATCCTCAATGCCACGACGCCGCTCTTCACCGTCATCGTCGCCCACTTTCTGACCGCCGACGAAAAGATGACCGGCAACAAGCTCGCCGGCGTGCTAATCGGTTTTGTCGGCGTGGCGACCATGATCGGACCGGCAGCCTTTGGCGGATCATCCGGCCTGTGGGGCCAGATCGCCATTCTCGGCGCGGCCATCTCCTATTCCTTCGCGGGCATCTTCGGCCGTCGCTTTAAGGCCATGGGCGTGCCGCCGCTGATGACCGCCACCGGGCAGATATCCTCGTCGACATTGATGCTTATCCCCGCCGCACTCCTCATCGACAAACCCTGGACACTCGCCATGCCAGGCCTTGGCACCTGGGGGGCGCTGATCGGCATCGCCCTGCTATCGACAGCGCTTGCCTATCTCATCTTCTTCCGCATTCTTGCCAGCGCCGGCGCCACCAACCTCGCCCTTGTCACCTTCCTCATACCGGTCAGCGCCATTTTACTTGGCTCGCTCATTCTCGGCGAGCAGCTGGAAATCAAGCACTTCGCGGGCATGGCGATGATCGCCGCCGGACTGGCCGCCATCGATGGAAGGTTACCGGTGAAACTTCGAAGCCTGCTGCGCAACGCGCCCGCTTGA
- a CDS encoding aminoglycoside phosphotransferase family protein, translating to MDDRIVVTTQQVRALIASQFPQWAALDVQPVDLSGWDNRSFRLGEDMLVRMPSAERYVAQVEKEHRWLPELGPLLPVPIPAPLALGQPGEQYPFCWSVYRWLKGEPLARYLDSIELSAIAIDVAAFLKALHGIDASAGPPAGAHNFHRGGSLAVYDGEARASAARLANEVDQALAMEIWQLALSSHWQGKGVWVHGDIAEGNLLVQDGRLSAVIDFGSSGVGDPSSDLILAWNVLDAHSRAVFRQALGLDEATWQRGRGWALWKALIVLDAERGRNEKMAEWSRRTLREIFADHLEN from the coding sequence ATGGATGACCGCATTGTCGTCACCACTCAGCAGGTCCGCGCGCTGATTGCCAGCCAGTTTCCGCAATGGGCGGCGCTGGATGTTCAGCCGGTGGACCTGAGCGGCTGGGACAATCGCAGCTTTCGCCTTGGCGAAGATATGCTGGTCCGCATGCCGAGTGCTGAGCGTTATGTGGCGCAGGTGGAGAAGGAACATCGGTGGCTGCCGGAGCTTGGACCTCTCCTGCCGGTCCCAATTCCAGCACCGTTGGCGCTTGGACAGCCGGGCGAGCAATATCCATTCTGCTGGTCCGTCTACCGCTGGCTCAAGGGCGAACCTCTCGCCCGGTATCTGGACAGCATCGAGCTTTCGGCCATTGCCATCGATGTTGCTGCGTTTTTAAAGGCCCTGCACGGCATAGATGCTTCGGCGGGCCCACCTGCCGGCGCGCATAATTTCCATCGTGGCGGCTCGCTCGCAGTCTATGACGGGGAGGCGCGGGCCTCGGCGGCGCGCCTTGCCAATGAAGTGGATCAGGCGCTGGCCATGGAGATATGGCAGCTTGCCCTTTCCAGCCATTGGCAGGGGAAGGGCGTGTGGGTGCATGGCGATATTGCCGAGGGCAATCTGCTGGTGCAGGACGGGCGGCTGTCGGCGGTCATCGATTTCGGCAGTTCCGGCGTCGGTGATCCGTCGTCCGATCTCATTCTCGCGTGGAATGTGCTTGATGCGCATAGCCGGGCTGTTTTTCGCCAGGCTCTGGGTCTGGATGAGGCCACATGGCAGCGCGGGCGCGGCTGGGCACTGTGGAAGGCGCTTATCGTGCTGGATGCCGAGCGCGGGCGGAACGAAAAAATGGCCGAATGGTCGCGGCGGACCCTTCGGGAGATATTTGCGGATCACTTGGAAAACTGA
- a CDS encoding GNAT family N-acetyltransferase, giving the protein MHTVKIADNEDRQFQLSDVILRAARLDDAEALTELFNLPGVRYGTLRQPFQSVEKTRKAMENRGPNDIAIIGEWHGKIVANGGLYRRAGRQAHIADLVISVHDDFAGKGVGSHLLGALIDTADNWHDIRRIELNVFTDNLPAIRLYEKFGFEREGTLRNDAYRDGKYVDAHVMARLR; this is encoded by the coding sequence ATGCACACTGTAAAAATTGCCGACAATGAAGACAGACAGTTCCAGTTAAGCGACGTTATCCTGCGTGCTGCACGTCTGGACGATGCCGAAGCCTTGACCGAACTGTTCAATCTGCCGGGGGTTCGTTACGGCACGCTTCGGCAACCGTTTCAATCGGTGGAAAAGACCAGGAAGGCAATGGAAAACCGCGGTCCGAACGATATTGCGATTATCGGCGAATGGCACGGAAAGATCGTTGCCAATGGCGGGTTGTATCGCCGGGCGGGACGGCAGGCCCACATCGCCGATCTGGTGATCAGTGTTCATGACGATTTCGCGGGAAAAGGTGTGGGATCGCATCTTCTTGGGGCTCTCATCGACACGGCTGACAATTGGCACGATATCCGTCGCATCGAGCTCAACGTCTTCACCGACAATCTCCCGGCCATCCGGCTTTACGAGAAATTCGGTTTCGAACGCGAAGGCACCCTGCGCAACGATGCCTATCGTGATGGAAAATACGTCGATGCCCATGTGATGGCACGGCTTCGATAG